From the genome of Anopheles moucheti chromosome 3, idAnoMoucSN_F20_07, whole genome shotgun sequence, one region includes:
- the LOC128302999 gene encoding uncharacterized protein LOC128302999: MLYGHSTGLQQQGPYAPYPVVFLPGPPAAAGEQSPYLPLLAYGGVAGDNNHLPTVLGWPEPTPFAPLAPDATEATIGTSGQPTTTPQTVATSSAPPKGDPSVAKSAYLLKLNLTPAEERELKRLAKLLGVTDFEHLPPFEDVQALLGTSTSGETIKAIKEYAATPDGLELIKDYVMSYQPAKRISLGKEPYVGNEIVPVESVTPAETAATSLGSGFFAHLRRLKSLLTFGYFDATGDETPAESALEVAAPDVASEAPFTPNEYPGFEIRDVRGSASPLPVAHYLIPVRTLPRHSSPGDFKYASALPFPYAVHYPAVVPQLQDTNPFTVLKEPAVSDVSHLFVSEPSISNEPSPVEVILPKRVAPPTLATGEVHSFERADIEQPVRTTTPAGQQHELTISTVTSTVVDDNAALTDIAELANDTTNFLLNVLDTEETA, translated from the coding sequence ATGCTGTACGGTCACTCGACCGGACTGCAGCAGCAGGGACCTTACGCGCCGTATCCGGTGGTGTTCCTTCCAGGGCCACCGGCTGCTGCCGGTGAGCAAAGCCCGTACCTTCCGCTGTTGGCATACGGCGGTGTCGCTGGTGACAATAATCATCTGCCGACGGTTCTCGGTTGGCCCGAACCAACACCATTCGCACCACTTGCACCGGACGCAACGGAGGCAACGATTGGTACGAGCGGTCAGCCGACCACCACCCCGCAGACGGTGGCAACAAGTTCCGCCCCACCGAAGGGCGATCCGAGTGTGGCAAAGTCGGCTTATTTACTGAAACTGAACCTAACCCCGGCGGAGGAGCGTGAACTGAAGCGATTAGCCAAACTGCTCGGTGTTACCGATTTCGAGCACCTGCCACCGTTCGAAGACGTCCAGGCACTGCTGGGCACATCGACGTCCGGCGAAACAATCAAAGCGATCAAAGAGTACGCCGCGACCCCGGACGGGTTGGAACTCATCAAAGATTATGTGATGAGCTATCAGCCGGCGAAGCGCATCAGTCTCGGCAAGGAACCGTACGTGGGTAACGAGATCGTACCGGTTGAATCTGTCACCCCGGCGGAAACAGCGGCCACGTCCCTGGGCAGTGGGTTTTTCGCTCACCTGCGTCGGTTGAAATCGTTGCTAACGTTCGGCTACTTTGATGCAACCGGTGACGAAACGCCCGCAGAATCGGCACTGGAAGTCGCCGCACCGGACGTGGCCAGTGAGGCACCATTCACACCGAACGAATACCCCGGTTTTGAGATTCGTGATGTGCGTGGGTCGGCTTCACCACTGCCCGTAGCACATTATCTTATACCGGTGCGAACTCTACCGCGCCATTCGTCACCCGGCGATTTTAAGTACGCATCCGCGTTACCATTCCCGTACGCCGTCCACTATCCCGCGGTCGTGCCCCAGCTCCAGGACACGAATCCCTTCACCGTGCTTAAGGAACCGGCGGTTTCCGACGTCTCGCATCTCTTTGTAAGCGAACCGTCCATCTCGAACGAACCATCCCCGGTGGAGGTGATACTTCCCAAGCGTGTCGCACCACCCACGTTGGCTACCGGCGAGGTGCATTCCTTTGAGCGTGCGGACATTGAGCAACCGGTGCGCACCACAACACCTGCCGGGCAGCAGCATGAATTGACCATCAGCACTGTTACCAGCACGGTTGTAGACGACAATGCAGCACTGACCGATATTGCCGAGCTCGCGAACGACACGACCAATTTCCTGCTGAACGTACTGGATACCGAGGAGACCGCGTAG